The following are encoded together in the bacterium genome:
- a CDS encoding siderophore-interacting protein has product MSGAVAYRLFDVQVVRRTPLSPSLCRLTFTGDAVADMGRRAPDQRIKIFFPTPDGRPPALPPDWLRVYPTLPPAARPPRRTYTIRALRPAAAEVDVDFVLHGDTGPASAWATSAAPGDRVQMVAPDGRFDGDPGGYEWRPPPRLERVLLMADETALPALAGILEELAAMLAPPRTEAFVEVPSADDRIALPIWRGLSLAWTARGHAEPGAALVTAAARAELPCTAAPASPLPDENLDVELLWDRAAPADGGFYAWIAAEAGAVKTIRRILVAERGVERSAAVLMGYWRRGRALE; this is encoded by the coding sequence ATGTCGGGAGCCGTCGCCTATCGCCTCTTCGACGTGCAGGTCGTGCGTCGCACGCCGCTGTCGCCGTCGCTCTGCCGGTTGACGTTCACCGGGGACGCCGTCGCCGACATGGGACGGCGCGCCCCCGATCAGCGCATCAAGATATTCTTCCCTACCCCCGACGGCCGGCCCCCGGCACTGCCGCCGGACTGGCTGCGCGTCTATCCGACGCTGCCGCCGGCGGCGCGGCCGCCGCGGCGCACCTACACGATCCGCGCGCTGCGGCCGGCCGCGGCGGAGGTCGACGTCGACTTCGTGCTCCACGGCGACACCGGGCCGGCGTCGGCGTGGGCGACGAGCGCGGCGCCCGGCGATCGCGTCCAGATGGTGGCGCCCGACGGCCGCTTCGATGGGGATCCCGGCGGCTACGAGTGGCGTCCGCCGCCGCGGCTCGAGCGGGTCCTGCTCATGGCCGACGAGACGGCGCTCCCGGCCCTCGCCGGCATCCTGGAGGAGCTCGCCGCCATGCTCGCGCCGCCGCGCACGGAGGCCTTCGTCGAGGTTCCGTCGGCGGACGATCGCATCGCGCTGCCGATCTGGCGCGGGCTGTCGCTCGCGTGGACGGCGCGGGGGCACGCCGAGCCCGGCGCGGCGCTGGTCACCGCGGCCGCGCGCGCCGAGCTGCCGTGCACGGCCGCTCCAGCGTCGCCGCTGCCGGACGAGAACCTCGACGTCGAGCTGCTTTGGGACAGGGCTGCGCCAGCGGACGGCGGCTTCTACGCCTGGATCGCGGCCGAGGCGGGCGCGGTGAAGACGATCCGCCGCATCCTCGTCGCCGAGCGCGGCGTCGAGCGCAGCGCCGCGGTGCTGATGGGCTACTGGCGTCGCGGTCGCGCGCTGGAGTGA
- a CDS encoding response regulator transcription factor, whose protein sequence is MVHTVLIVEDEARTRQRLERAVGRVPDLALIAAVGSVREARAVLPEQVDLMLVDLGLPDGDGVDLIREARRLAPGTRTMVITVFADEQHVMRAIRAGAQGYLLKDGSAQYLANAMLELLAGGSPISPAIARHLLQSVQQAAPRLPDGPVPQLSARELEILSLIAKGFRVPEVAELLKIADRTVTTHVQHIYRKLEVSSRSEAIYEAVNLGLIDLKG, encoded by the coding sequence ATGGTCCATACGGTTCTGATCGTGGAGGACGAGGCCCGGACCCGGCAGCGCCTCGAGCGGGCGGTCGGGCGCGTGCCGGACCTCGCGCTGATCGCGGCCGTCGGGTCGGTACGCGAGGCCCGGGCGGTCCTCCCCGAGCAGGTGGACCTGATGCTCGTGGATCTGGGCCTGCCCGACGGCGACGGCGTCGACCTCATCCGCGAGGCGCGCCGGCTCGCTCCGGGTACGCGCACGATGGTGATCACGGTCTTCGCCGACGAGCAGCACGTCATGCGGGCGATCCGGGCGGGCGCGCAGGGCTATCTCCTGAAGGACGGCTCCGCACAGTACCTGGCCAATGCGATGCTCGAGCTGCTCGCCGGCGGCTCGCCCATCAGCCCGGCGATCGCGCGGCACCTGCTGCAGAGCGTGCAGCAGGCCGCGCCGCGGCTGCCCGACGGGCCGGTGCCGCAGCTGAGTGCGCGCGAGCTCGAGATCCTGTCGCTGATCGCGAAGGGGTTTCGCGTGCCGGAGGTCGCCGAGCTGCTCAAGATCGCCGACCGCACGGTGACGACCCACGTCCAGCACATCTACCGCAAGCTCGAGGTCTCCTCGCGCAGCGAGGCGATCTACGAGGCCGTGAATCTGGGTCTCATCGACCTGAAGGGCTGA
- a CDS encoding SAM-dependent methyltransferase, translated as MITIAPVAHVRGSRTDLTDDAWGDVRSRIELVDDLPAESLDGLDEFSHVEVLFHFHRVAEDAVHRGARHPRGNPAWPRVGIFAQRGKDRPNRLGSTIARIVGREPRALLVEGLDAVEGTPVVDLKPVMAEFLPRGEVRQPAWSQELMARYWR; from the coding sequence ATGATCACGATCGCTCCGGTCGCCCACGTCCGCGGCAGCCGCACCGACCTCACCGACGACGCCTGGGGCGACGTCCGGTCGCGCATCGAGCTGGTCGACGACCTCCCGGCCGAGTCGCTCGACGGCCTGGACGAGTTCTCCCACGTCGAGGTGCTCTTCCACTTCCATCGGGTGGCGGAAGACGCGGTCCACCGCGGCGCGCGTCACCCGCGCGGCAACCCGGCCTGGCCGCGCGTGGGCATCTTCGCGCAGCGGGGCAAGGATCGCCCGAACCGCCTCGGCAGCACCATCGCCCGCATCGTCGGCCGGGAGCCGCGCGCGCTCCTCGTCGAGGGGCTCGATGCCGTCGAGGGCACGCCGGTGGTCGACCTGAAGCCGGTGATGGCGGAGTTCCTGCCGCGCGGCGAGGTGCGGCAGCCGGCCTGGTCGCAGGAGCTGATGGCGCGCTACTGGCGCTGA
- a CDS encoding aldehyde dehydrogenase family protein — MRPARRDPAVQTARQLIDGRQADASTGATFDVPNPATEEIIGKASDASVEDMQRAIAAARTAFDEGPWPRSSKAERARVLERIADAMERRKEEMRQILIAEAAATYVTHGMQVETPIEALRHWAELARRFEFEEPLPQRISQGHMGPQLNSGVVYRQPVGVCAMIPTWNFPAYVFVQKLGPALATGCTSVFKPSPWSALISQFLIELIQEADLPPGVVNVVLGQSNAIAETLVSDPRIDKVSFTGSVANGRKIIHASAENLKRVHLELGGKSVGIYLDTDDVEMNAMIASGPAMFHAGQGCAMATRVLVHESVHDRFVENMVGFCRNVVAIGDPADPSSMLGPVIRPERRASIERHIEMGKADGATLATGGGRPKDKPKGWFVEPTVFCNVRNSHRIAQQEVFGPVVSVIPFKDPDEAVRIANDSSYGLAGAIYAKDVSAAVQLAKRIRTGVVWINNGINMLDGPFGGFKESGLGREGGKWGMEEYTEIQQIAWRV; from the coding sequence ATGCGTCCCGCCCGGAGGGATCCCGCCGTGCAGACCGCTCGCCAGCTCATCGACGGCCGCCAGGCCGACGCGTCCACCGGAGCCACGTTCGACGTTCCCAACCCCGCCACCGAGGAGATCATCGGCAAGGCGTCCGACGCGTCGGTCGAGGACATGCAGCGCGCCATCGCGGCGGCGCGCACGGCGTTCGACGAGGGGCCGTGGCCGCGGTCGTCGAAGGCGGAGCGGGCCAGGGTGCTCGAGCGCATCGCCGACGCGATGGAGCGCCGCAAGGAGGAGATGCGGCAGATCCTGATCGCCGAGGCGGCGGCCACCTACGTCACGCACGGGATGCAGGTGGAGACGCCGATCGAGGCGCTGCGGCACTGGGCCGAGCTGGCGCGCAGGTTCGAGTTCGAGGAGCCGCTGCCGCAGCGCATCTCGCAGGGGCACATGGGGCCGCAGCTGAACTCCGGCGTCGTCTACCGCCAGCCCGTCGGCGTCTGCGCGATGATCCCGACCTGGAACTTCCCGGCCTACGTCTTCGTGCAGAAGCTCGGCCCGGCGCTGGCGACGGGCTGCACGTCGGTCTTCAAGCCGTCGCCGTGGAGCGCGCTGATCTCGCAGTTCCTGATCGAGCTGATCCAGGAGGCGGACCTGCCGCCCGGGGTCGTCAACGTCGTCCTCGGGCAGTCGAACGCGATCGCCGAGACGCTGGTCTCCGATCCGCGCATCGACAAGGTGAGCTTCACGGGCAGCGTCGCCAACGGCCGCAAGATCATCCACGCGTCGGCCGAGAACCTGAAGCGCGTACACCTGGAGCTCGGCGGCAAGTCGGTCGGCATCTACCTCGACACCGACGACGTCGAGATGAACGCCATGATCGCGAGCGGCCCGGCGATGTTCCACGCCGGCCAGGGCTGCGCCATGGCGACCCGCGTCCTCGTGCACGAGTCGGTGCACGACCGCTTCGTCGAGAACATGGTCGGGTTCTGCCGCAACGTCGTCGCCATCGGCGACCCGGCCGACCCGTCGTCGATGCTCGGCCCCGTCATCCGTCCCGAGCGGCGGGCGTCGATCGAGCGTCACATCGAGATGGGCAAGGCCGACGGCGCGACGCTCGCCACCGGCGGCGGGCGGCCGAAGGACAAGCCGAAGGGCTGGTTCGTCGAGCCGACGGTGTTCTGCAACGTCCGGAACTCGCACCGCATCGCGCAGCAGGAGGTCTTCGGGCCGGTGGTGTCGGTGATCCCGTTCAAGGACCCCGACGAGGCGGTGCGCATCGCCAACGACTCGAGCTACGGCCTCGCCGGCGCGATCTACGCCAAGGACGTGAGCGCCGCGGTACAGCTCGCGAAGCGCATCCGCACCGGCGTGGTGTGGATCAACAACGGCATCAACATGCTCGACGGCCCGTTCGGCGGCTTCAAGGAGAGCGGGCTCGGCCGCGAGGGCGGCAAATGGGGCATGGAGGAGTACACCGAGATCCAGCAGATCGCCTGGAGGGTGTGA
- a CDS encoding ATP-binding protein — MTPVPTRALLLAACLAVLGLAAHAGAGGCPRTAIELHEAGFAPSPTGGPLPADAVLTPVQLPDAWRARIPDAGGFAWYRFTLPAQDGEQGRCGILLPDVNMNAAVWVDGEWIGEGGSFTEPVAHNFNRPLYFPFPAARLGDAASTIDVLLYAYADHFGRLGPIWVGPHDALVRRYEWAYFRQVTLAKIGTVAAVVTALGIGTVWVSTGFAPLYGCFFASTAAWTVNSLNYWVRDLPMSHWAWDRLVNGALDQFAVFLALFFHRLLGVRRPRTERSLVVFGIVAALAAAFTPRAWFAETMMVTHCAITLIGAYVTALSWIYRRSLSPLEARIYLGAWLAQLAFSAHDLGIQLGLWRGGGYTLPYTVSCMMLAFGTTLALRYVRTLRQALALNETLEQRVREREAELSRQFDRSRELERRDILSRERQRLMREMHDGLGGHLVSSLALAESADDADPEIVAALRDGLEELRLVILSLDAGFTEVPTLLASLRERLEPALERQGIRFRWGVGEAPTPKHLGPEQMLSVLRILQEAITNAVKHARATTIEVTTVVDDGALTITVRDDGGGFGPIVRRGRGLDNMERRAHELGGRLRVRSGEGGTTVALRLPLGAGLSPSGR, encoded by the coding sequence GTGACCCCCGTGCCCACGCGCGCCCTGCTGCTGGCCGCCTGCCTCGCCGTCCTCGGGCTCGCCGCCCATGCCGGCGCCGGCGGCTGCCCGCGTACGGCGATCGAGCTGCACGAGGCGGGCTTCGCGCCGAGCCCGACCGGCGGACCGCTCCCCGCCGACGCCGTGCTGACGCCGGTGCAGCTCCCCGACGCCTGGCGGGCGCGCATTCCGGACGCCGGCGGCTTCGCCTGGTACCGCTTCACGCTGCCCGCGCAGGACGGGGAGCAGGGGCGCTGCGGCATCCTGCTGCCGGACGTCAACATGAACGCCGCCGTCTGGGTGGACGGCGAGTGGATCGGCGAGGGCGGCTCGTTCACCGAGCCGGTGGCGCACAACTTCAACCGGCCGCTGTACTTCCCCTTCCCCGCCGCGCGACTCGGCGACGCGGCGAGCACCATCGACGTCCTCCTCTACGCCTACGCCGACCATTTCGGGCGCCTCGGCCCGATCTGGGTCGGCCCGCACGACGCGCTCGTGCGCCGGTACGAGTGGGCGTACTTCCGCCAGGTCACGCTCGCCAAGATCGGCACGGTGGCGGCCGTCGTCACCGCGCTCGGCATCGGCACCGTGTGGGTCAGCACCGGCTTCGCCCCGCTCTACGGCTGCTTCTTCGCGTCGACGGCCGCCTGGACGGTGAACAGCCTCAACTACTGGGTGCGCGACCTGCCGATGTCGCACTGGGCGTGGGACCGCCTCGTCAACGGGGCGCTCGACCAGTTCGCGGTGTTCCTGGCGCTGTTCTTCCATCGGCTGCTCGGCGTGCGGCGACCGCGCACCGAGCGCAGCCTCGTCGTCTTCGGCATCGTGGCGGCGCTCGCGGCGGCGTTCACGCCACGCGCCTGGTTCGCCGAGACCATGATGGTCACCCACTGCGCCATCACGCTGATCGGCGCCTACGTGACCGCGCTCTCGTGGATCTACCGCAGGTCGCTGTCGCCGCTCGAGGCGCGCATCTACCTCGGCGCCTGGCTCGCGCAGCTGGCGTTCAGCGCGCACGACCTCGGCATCCAGCTCGGGCTCTGGCGCGGCGGCGGCTACACGCTGCCCTACACCGTGTCGTGCATGATGCTCGCCTTCGGCACGACGCTGGCCCTGCGCTACGTGCGCACGCTACGCCAGGCGCTGGCGCTCAACGAGACGCTCGAGCAGCGCGTGCGCGAGCGCGAGGCCGAGCTGTCACGCCAGTTCGACCGCAGCCGCGAGCTCGAGCGTCGCGACATCCTGAGCCGCGAGCGCCAGCGGCTCATGCGCGAGATGCACGACGGGCTCGGCGGCCACCTCGTCTCGTCGCTCGCGCTGGCCGAATCGGCCGACGACGCCGACCCGGAGATCGTCGCCGCCCTGCGCGACGGCCTCGAGGAGCTGCGCCTCGTCATCCTCTCCCTCGACGCCGGCTTCACCGAGGTGCCGACGCTGCTGGCGTCGCTGCGCGAGCGGCTCGAGCCCGCGCTCGAGCGTCAGGGCATCCGCTTCCGCTGGGGCGTGGGCGAGGCGCCGACGCCGAAGCACCTCGGCCCCGAGCAGATGCTGAGCGTGCTCCGCATCCTCCAGGAGGCGATCACGAACGCCGTGAAGCACGCCCGCGCGACGACCATCGAGGTGACGACGGTGGTCGACGACGGTGCGCTCACCATCACGGTGCGCGACGACGGCGGCGGCTTCGGCCCGATCGTCCGGCGCGGCCGCGGCCTCGACAACATGGAGCGCCGCGCCCACGAGCTCGGCGGCCGCCTGCGCGTGCGCTCCGGCGAGGGCGGCACGACGGTCGCCCTGCGCCTGCCGCTCGGCGCGGGGCTCAGCCCTTCAGGTCGATGA